The Methanobacterium lacus genome includes a region encoding these proteins:
- a CDS encoding metal-dependent hydrolase, translating into MNIQWLGHSAFLITTDENLRILIDPFISNNPTAPVTVEELYADVILVTHGHNDHFGDTMELINRTGALVVCNHELSIYLSRQGFETLGMNIGGTVQVQDINVTMVDAKHSSDFDFVDEVSAGGSAAGFIIELEDGKKLYHAGDTGLFSDMRNVISHIYSPQIAMLPIGDRYTMGPFEAAIAAEWIDPEIIIPMHYNTYPAIEQDPLNYSDLVRKSNRDVEVVILNPGDSYKE; encoded by the coding sequence ATGAATATACAATGGTTAGGACATTCAGCATTTCTAATAACAACGGATGAAAATTTGAGAATATTAATTGATCCATTCATAAGCAACAATCCAACAGCACCTGTAACAGTTGAAGAACTGTACGCAGATGTGATATTAGTTACACATGGACATAATGATCACTTCGGGGACACCATGGAACTGATAAATAGAACTGGGGCATTGGTGGTATGCAACCATGAACTTTCAATATACCTCTCAAGACAAGGTTTTGAAACTCTTGGAATGAATATTGGGGGAACAGTACAAGTCCAAGATATTAATGTAACAATGGTTGATGCTAAGCATTCCTCGGACTTTGATTTTGTTGACGAAGTGAGTGCAGGTGGAAGTGCAGCTGGATTCATCATCGAACTTGAAGATGGTAAAAAATTGTATCATGCAGGTGACACAGGGCTTTTCTCAGATATGCGCAATGTAATATCCCATATTTACAGTCCTCAAATTGCAATGCTCCCAATAGGAGATCGTTATACAATGGGTCCATTTGAAGCCGCAATAGCTGCAGAATGGATCGATCCTGAGATAATTATACCCATGCACTACAACACCTACCCTGCAATAGAACAAGATCCATTAAACTACTCAGATCTGGTTCGTAAGTCCAACAGGGATGTTGAAGTTGTGATTTTAAACCCAGGGGACAGTTACAAGGAATAA
- a CDS encoding Era-like GTP-binding protein produces MPKFLKRNFLRNIFNKLIGKDKKLKIGLYGHPNSGKTTLANTMTNDWLGKPIGLISEIPHETRRVYRQERVKIEYDDVELDFDIVDTPGIATKIDYKNFLQFGLSEQEAKERAKEATKGIIEAIKWLDDVTGVLLVVDATQDPLTQANITIMGNLEARKIPFVIVANKIDLPEASAERITSVFPQHTVVPISALHGENTGDLYQAMVEKFN; encoded by the coding sequence ATGCCGAAATTTTTAAAGCGTAATTTCTTAAGAAACATCTTTAACAAACTCATTGGTAAAGATAAAAAACTTAAAATTGGTTTGTATGGCCACCCTAACTCAGGAAAAACTACACTTGCAAACACCATGACCAACGACTGGTTGGGCAAACCTATAGGCTTAATATCTGAAATACCACATGAAACAAGACGTGTTTATAGACAAGAACGTGTTAAAATAGAATACGACGATGTTGAACTGGACTTTGACATAGTGGACACTCCAGGAATAGCAACAAAGATAGACTATAAAAATTTCCTCCAATTTGGGCTTTCAGAACAAGAAGCTAAAGAAAGAGCAAAAGAAGCAACGAAAGGAATTATAGAAGCAATAAAATGGTTGGATGATGTTACAGGGGTGCTGCTTGTTGTTGATGCAACCCAAGATCCACTTACACAGGCCAACATAACTATCATGGGAAATCTTGAAGCACGAAAGATCCCATTTGTCATTGTTGCAAATAAGATTGACTTGCCAGAGGCATCTGCCGAGAGAATAACATCAGTGTTTCCACAACACACAGTGGTTCCAATTTCCGCACTGCATGGTGAAAATACTGGAGACCTTTATCAGGCGATGGTTGAAAAATTTAATTAA
- a CDS encoding DUF2073 domain-containing protein has product MDSSDTNALKMDFVSSEALKESSSMEKISMIVDKVKEGDLLVIEGGLTPTEEAELIETTMREIDVENFVGIDIYTLEKDKSSFFGLSKKKAIGITIIGPANVMKTVKKRENFLSMIANLGDSGASLH; this is encoded by the coding sequence ATGGATAGTTCAGATACTAATGCATTAAAAATGGATTTTGTTTCCTCAGAAGCACTTAAAGAAAGTAGTAGTATGGAAAAAATTTCAATGATCGTCGACAAAGTTAAAGAAGGTGATCTGCTTGTTATAGAGGGAGGTCTCACCCCCACTGAAGAAGCAGAGTTAATAGAAACCACCATGAGGGAAATTGACGTCGAAAATTTCGTGGGGATTGACATATACACACTTGAAAAGGACAAATCATCTTTTTTCGGACTTTCCAAGAAGAAAGCTATTGGAATAACCATCATTGGTCCTGCCAATGTCATGAAGACAGTGAAGAAACGAGAAAATTTCCTTTCAATGATAGCTAACCTGGGGGATTCAGGTGCATCGTTGCATTAA
- a CDS encoding Zn-ribbon domain-containing protein, with protein sequence MHRCIKCGTEFKINSEEIIIKGCPECGSKFFEYQKGDLKEIHEIKGDSIETIMIHEHGIYELNLPTLLEEDSIIVSDEEGTYVIDINFLLKKQMKERNKS encoded by the coding sequence GTGCATCGTTGCATTAAGTGCGGTACAGAATTTAAGATCAACTCGGAAGAAATAATAATTAAAGGATGTCCTGAGTGCGGTAGTAAATTCTTTGAATACCAGAAGGGTGATTTGAAGGAGATCCATGAAATCAAGGGAGATTCCATTGAAACTATCATGATCCATGAACATGGAATCTACGAACTGAACCTGCCAACATTACTTGAAGAGGATTCCATAATAGTTTCAGATGAAGAAGGAACCTACGTCATAGACATCAACTTCCTACTTAAAAAACAGATGAAAGAAAGGAATAAATCCTAA
- the rqcH gene encoding ribosome rescue protein RqcH has product MKAMSNVDVYAICKELGEVLKDARVQKAYQPTKDTVLIRFHVPGKGRVDVVFQAGFRVHTTQYPPQNPKIPPNFPMLLRKYIKGGTVTAVKQHNFDRIMRIDIQKEEKFSLVVELFAKGNIILLDHEDKIILPLKRKVWQDRKISSKEEYKYPPERGMNPLEVDKEELKTILTNSDRDIIRTLARNGLGGLYAEEIALRSDVAKNKTADEITDEDVEAIQSAINSIFDPLKTFNFNPQIVKGKKEDVLPLDLLMYKDFEKESFESFNDAADEFYSSIVGEDIVNVNEEVWSGEVGKFEKRLNIQLETLEKFEKTVKDSKIKGEAIYSDYQAIENILNIIHSARETNSWLEIIATVKKAKKDKVPGLEIIESIDKMGVLTLNLDGVRVNIDSSMGIPENAEIYYNKGKKAKRKIKGVHIAIEKTRKEIDKAKNKREIEMEKVLVPQKRVKKDLKWYEKLRWFVTSDGLLAIGGRDATTNEMVVKKHMENRDIYFHSDIHGASSVILKAGEGEIPERSINETAAFAACFSSAWSKGLGSTDVYWVHPEQVSKTPQSGEFVAKGAFIIRGSRNYMRGLPLTLSLGIVDYEGSRIMAGPPEAVSNLTEKYVTVKPGYIKKEEIARQIRNNIDDEKLLSIEDVVRVLPSGKCDFLDSKGFKRNKKR; this is encoded by the coding sequence ATGAAAGCCATGTCAAATGTTGATGTTTATGCAATTTGTAAAGAATTAGGAGAAGTACTCAAAGATGCCCGTGTTCAAAAGGCATATCAGCCCACCAAAGACACGGTATTAATAAGATTTCACGTGCCTGGAAAAGGACGTGTAGACGTGGTGTTCCAAGCAGGATTCAGGGTACATACAACTCAATATCCTCCTCAAAATCCAAAAATACCTCCAAATTTTCCAATGCTTCTTCGAAAGTACATAAAGGGTGGAACTGTAACAGCAGTTAAACAACACAACTTCGACAGGATCATGAGAATAGACATCCAAAAGGAAGAAAAATTCTCATTGGTAGTGGAACTCTTTGCAAAGGGAAATATAATACTTCTAGATCATGAAGACAAGATAATACTGCCACTTAAAAGGAAGGTGTGGCAAGATAGAAAAATAAGTTCCAAAGAAGAATACAAGTACCCGCCTGAAAGGGGTATGAACCCCCTTGAAGTGGATAAAGAAGAACTTAAAACTATTTTAACAAATTCAGATAGGGATATCATAAGAACCCTTGCAAGAAATGGGTTAGGAGGTCTCTACGCTGAAGAGATTGCCCTGAGATCAGATGTTGCCAAGAATAAAACTGCAGATGAAATAACAGATGAAGATGTAGAGGCCATCCAATCAGCAATAAATTCGATTTTTGATCCTCTTAAAACATTTAATTTCAATCCCCAGATAGTTAAAGGTAAAAAAGAAGATGTATTGCCATTAGATCTTCTTATGTACAAAGACTTTGAAAAGGAATCGTTCGAAAGTTTCAACGATGCTGCCGATGAATTTTACAGCAGTATAGTTGGTGAAGACATTGTAAATGTTAACGAGGAAGTATGGTCTGGTGAAGTTGGAAAATTTGAAAAACGGCTCAATATACAGTTAGAAACCCTTGAAAAATTTGAAAAAACAGTTAAAGATTCTAAAATTAAGGGTGAAGCCATTTATTCAGATTATCAGGCTATAGAAAATATTTTAAACATCATACACAGTGCCAGAGAGACCAATTCCTGGCTCGAGATCATTGCAACAGTGAAAAAAGCCAAGAAGGATAAGGTTCCAGGGCTTGAAATCATTGAATCCATCGATAAAATGGGAGTTTTAACCCTAAATTTAGATGGTGTTCGTGTAAACATTGATTCATCTATGGGCATCCCTGAAAATGCAGAGATATACTACAACAAAGGTAAAAAAGCCAAAAGGAAAATTAAGGGAGTGCACATAGCCATCGAAAAAACCCGGAAAGAAATTGATAAGGCCAAAAATAAACGGGAAATTGAGATGGAAAAAGTATTGGTCCCACAAAAAAGGGTTAAAAAGGATCTTAAATGGTATGAAAAATTGAGATGGTTTGTAACTTCCGATGGATTGCTTGCCATAGGTGGAAGGGATGCCACCACCAATGAAATGGTTGTAAAAAAGCATATGGAAAACAGGGACATATACTTCCATTCAGACATCCACGGAGCATCTTCAGTGATCTTAAAGGCTGGTGAAGGGGAAATCCCTGAAAGAAGTATCAACGAAACTGCAGCATTTGCTGCCTGTTTTTCAAGTGCATGGAGCAAAGGATTGGGATCAACAGATGTTTACTGGGTCCATCCAGAACAAGTTTCTAAAACACCACAATCAGGTGAATTTGTAGCCAAGGGAGCTTTCATAATTCGGGGATCAAGAAACTACATGAGAGGACTTCCACTCACACTTTCCCTAGGTATTGTTGATTACGAAGGTAGCAGAATAATGGCAGGGCCTCCTGAAGCAGTTTCAAACCTCACAGAAAAGTATGTTACTGTAAAACCAGGTTACATCAAAAAAGAAGAAATTGCAAGACAGATAAGAAATAATATTGATGATGAGAAATTGTTAAGCATCGAAGATGTTGTGCGTGTACTTCCATCTGGAAAATGTGATTTTCTAGATTCAAAAGGATTTAAAAGGAACAAAAAGAGGTAA
- a CDS encoding EMC6-like membrane protein yields MEVDAKVTILHVIGGLIAAYLSYGLTTGLFNGINNEAIAIIIALIILYGFGQLAERIFGKEAVGGFKGWIWSGIVPFFFVWLVVWIILFNINPVPPINTVR; encoded by the coding sequence ATGGAAGTGGATGCTAAAGTAACGATCTTACATGTTATTGGCGGTTTAATAGCGGCTTACTTATCATACGGCTTAACAACTGGACTTTTTAACGGAATCAATAACGAGGCAATTGCCATCATCATTGCCCTAATAATTCTATATGGATTCGGACAATTGGCCGAGAGAATTTTTGGCAAAGAAGCTGTTGGCGGATTTAAAGGTTGGATATGGAGTGGAATTGTACCATTTTTCTTTGTATGGTTAGTAGTATGGATAATATTATTCAATATCAATCCTGTACCACCTATAAACACAGTAAGGTAA
- a CDS encoding DUF2070 family protein: MGSSDRIMGLSKYIVTLPGNRFNVAAMVFIGFILGCVVTAVEPSTEHSVLYSILYGGAAGVLIFGLTSIMSGAITQPMINALEGRHMKMKQSMFVSLVSMVIVGFIYFIGSLVSKFTIYSYTIDALIYGCVVIFGFRILVIWGTSNISFFKSLPAAVIQPALILSMVVVIVSLTSISTNIGYFSIVALLIKIIVASLILVVAIYSFVVIIESPMKRNLGVGGLELLSQFLAHVTEGSKALEDIFDDMGEPIDTIVGIVAFKGKNGLKSLFLSPCVHPGPIGNIGGGNMPTQLANNFENFTLVAHGPSTHDFNPVSTKEIKKIEDSVRNSLENLEYTNEAGKFFRVQNEDAKICGQYFGKNLLLLATLAPVGFDDMDFGVGLALSNLARVNTNAENVVLVECHNAFKGENGRILPGNKEVFELMGAVDKLDKPGDLYDLKVGCAFDPMEEVSKDQGVGESGVKVMIVEVANQKSAYILLDSNNMEIGFREQILEKISSLDIDEAEIMTSDTHFVNALSGGHNPVGTKVPELILESVFNCTKKAIDDLEEVSVACDVAMIKDIKTFGPNHATELVTTISSIVAVSRIFAPVIFIIAFLSVFIWIFYWAL, translated from the coding sequence ATGGGTAGTTCTGATAGAATAATGGGTTTAAGCAAGTACATAGTAACCCTACCAGGTAATAGGTTTAATGTTGCTGCCATGGTGTTTATAGGTTTTATTTTGGGATGCGTCGTTACAGCAGTAGAACCTAGTACCGAACACTCTGTACTGTACAGCATACTGTATGGTGGTGCAGCTGGTGTTTTAATATTTGGTTTAACTTCAATAATGAGTGGAGCTATTACACAGCCCATGATAAACGCTCTTGAAGGCAGACACATGAAAATGAAACAATCAATGTTTGTTTCGTTAGTGTCCATGGTAATTGTTGGCTTCATCTACTTTATAGGAAGTCTTGTTTCCAAATTCACAATTTACAGTTACACAATAGACGCCCTTATCTATGGTTGTGTTGTAATATTCGGATTCAGGATCCTGGTGATCTGGGGAACATCCAATATCAGCTTTTTCAAATCACTTCCAGCAGCAGTAATACAACCTGCCCTTATTCTAAGCATGGTAGTGGTAATCGTTTCTCTGACAAGCATAAGCACCAACATAGGCTACTTCAGCATTGTTGCCCTTTTGATAAAAATTATCGTAGCATCGTTGATCCTGGTTGTTGCAATATACTCATTTGTTGTGATAATTGAGTCTCCAATGAAACGAAACTTGGGTGTTGGTGGTTTAGAACTTTTAAGCCAATTTTTAGCACATGTCACAGAGGGATCAAAGGCCCTTGAAGATATTTTCGATGACATGGGCGAACCCATAGATACCATCGTAGGAATTGTGGCATTTAAGGGAAAAAATGGTTTAAAATCATTATTTTTAAGTCCTTGTGTCCACCCAGGACCAATCGGAAATATTGGTGGGGGAAATATGCCAACACAACTTGCAAATAACTTTGAAAATTTCACCCTCGTTGCCCACGGACCTTCAACCCATGATTTTAACCCTGTTTCAACCAAGGAAATAAAAAAGATCGAAGACTCAGTTAGAAATTCCCTTGAAAATTTGGAATATACCAACGAAGCCGGTAAATTCTTCAGGGTACAAAATGAAGATGCTAAGATATGCGGACAATATTTCGGTAAGAACCTCCTTTTACTTGCAACTTTAGCACCCGTGGGTTTTGATGACATGGACTTCGGTGTTGGTTTGGCACTGAGCAACCTTGCAAGGGTAAATACAAATGCAGAAAACGTTGTTTTAGTCGAATGTCACAATGCATTTAAAGGAGAAAACGGAAGAATTCTCCCTGGTAACAAGGAAGTATTCGAACTAATGGGTGCTGTTGATAAACTCGACAAACCTGGAGATTTGTATGATTTAAAGGTAGGATGTGCCTTTGATCCCATGGAAGAGGTTAGTAAAGACCAAGGTGTGGGGGAAAGCGGAGTGAAGGTGATGATTGTAGAAGTTGCCAATCAAAAGTCTGCTTACATACTGCTTGATTCAAACAACATGGAAATAGGATTTAGAGAGCAAATACTGGAAAAAATCAGTTCCCTAGATATCGATGAGGCAGAAATAATGACCTCAGACACCCATTTCGTAAATGCCCTTTCAGGAGGTCATAATCCTGTGGGAACCAAAGTACCAGAATTAATCCTTGAAAGTGTGTTTAACTGTACAAAAAAAGCCATAGATGATCTTGAAGAGGTTTCAGTTGCATGTGATGTTGCAATGATCAAAGACATAAAAACCTTTGGACCAAACCATGCAACGGAACTCGTAACAACTATAAGTTCAATTGTGGCTGTAAGCAGAATTTTTGCACCTGTGATCTTCATAATAGCATTTCTATCAGTATTCATATGGATATTTTACTGGGCACTCTAG
- a CDS encoding FumA C-terminus/TtdB family hydratase beta subunit, with product MNVKLKTPISSEETSNLRIGDIVYISGTIFTARDSAHKRIIEEGAPLDIEGAVIFHAGPIIKKTDDGYDMVAVGPTTSTRMNPYEPEVINMGAGLIVGKGGMDEETAKALKNNKKAYLSAVGGCAALYVKSILKINNVNWLDLGVPEAIWELEVKDFGPLIVTMDSQGGNLYDEVRKQGNNQ from the coding sequence ATGAACGTGAAACTAAAAACACCAATTTCATCGGAAGAGACATCAAATTTGAGAATTGGAGATATTGTATACATCTCTGGAACAATATTTACTGCCCGGGACAGTGCACACAAACGAATCATAGAAGAAGGTGCACCCTTGGATATTGAAGGTGCAGTTATTTTCCATGCAGGTCCAATAATCAAAAAAACAGATGATGGATACGATATGGTAGCTGTGGGACCAACAACAAGTACTAGGATGAATCCTTACGAACCCGAAGTGATTAACATGGGTGCTGGACTCATAGTAGGAAAGGGAGGTATGGATGAAGAAACTGCAAAGGCTCTAAAAAACAACAAGAAAGCTTACCTTTCTGCTGTTGGTGGTTGTGCAGCCCTATACGTGAAATCCATTTTAAAAATAAATAATGTGAACTGGCTTGATTTAGGTGTTCCTGAGGCAATATGGGAACTTGAGGTCAAAGATTTCGGACCTTTGATAGTTACCATGGATTCCCAAGGAGGCAACCTATACGATGAAGTTAGAAAACAAGGAAATAACCAGTGA
- a CDS encoding DUF6282 family protein: MKLENKEITSDSNKHPVLKDVTDIHIHTAPDIKPRLESDIEAALNSKKEFMHSIVLKSHIEPTAGRAKIASEVTGFPVFGGVVLNESVGGLNLEAVKTCAAMDGKFVWFPTISASSVKFDMNKIEEIIHVIADNNMVLLTGHLKPEEIFKLIDMAHGQGIWKIVVNHPFAGVVSATLNEQKEMSKHAFLEHCYVTCMEKHQNLDPLNIKNSIRKVGADRCIMATDFGQKHNLSPSHGMKMYIKTMEAMGIKKSEIRRMSIGNPKNLIYK, encoded by the coding sequence ATGAAGTTAGAAAACAAGGAAATAACCAGTGATTCAAATAAACATCCGGTTTTAAAGGATGTAACAGATATTCACATTCATACGGCTCCAGATATTAAACCTAGGTTGGAATCTGACATTGAAGCAGCACTAAATTCTAAAAAGGAATTTATGCATTCAATTGTTTTAAAGTCACACATTGAACCAACAGCTGGCAGAGCTAAGATTGCCTCTGAAGTCACAGGATTTCCTGTGTTTGGTGGTGTGGTATTAAATGAAAGTGTTGGTGGACTCAATTTAGAGGCTGTGAAGACATGTGCAGCCATGGATGGTAAGTTTGTATGGTTTCCAACAATTTCAGCATCTTCTGTTAAATTTGATATGAACAAGATCGAAGAGATCATCCATGTAATTGCTGACAACAACATGGTGCTATTAACAGGACATTTAAAACCTGAAGAAATCTTCAAGTTAATAGATATGGCCCATGGTCAGGGAATATGGAAGATCGTTGTTAACCATCCATTTGCAGGGGTTGTATCCGCGACCCTTAATGAGCAAAAGGAAATGTCAAAACATGCATTTTTGGAGCATTGTTATGTGACTTGCATGGAAAAACATCAAAATCTTGATCCACTAAATATTAAGAATTCAATCCGGAAAGTTGGAGCAGACAGATGTATAATGGCCACAGATTTTGGTCAAAAGCATAATCTTTCACCCTCCCATGGAATGAAAATGTACATAAAAACCATGGAAGCTATGGGAATTAAAAAATCAGAAATTCGAAGGATGTCAATTGGAAATCCAAAAAATCTGATTTACAAATAA
- the csa3 gene encoding CRISPR-associated CARF protein Csa3: MDYTLISTIYSIEPIMVCITQFSPKKVVLLREEDAPQAKLKVEQIISETVGNFIDIETKITSLYDVVRIAKDTVDVIENEKANNRKLFVNISGGRKPQALGALFGCYARHGDIERIVYVTEEDSQTIDLPILNFGLSPTKRMVLEELTKDGKSVKNLAIRIGISRGMTYNHIRELREMGFISPDQLEITTAGKLAII; this comes from the coding sequence ATGGATTATACGTTAATATCGACTATCTACTCAATAGAACCAATTATGGTTTGTATAACACAGTTTTCTCCCAAAAAAGTTGTTTTGTTGAGGGAAGAAGATGCTCCCCAAGCCAAGCTAAAGGTAGAACAGATAATCTCTGAAACAGTGGGAAACTTCATAGATATTGAAACAAAAATTACCAGCCTCTATGATGTTGTTAGAATCGCAAAGGACACAGTTGATGTAATAGAAAACGAAAAAGCTAACAACAGAAAACTATTTGTAAATATCAGTGGCGGAAGAAAACCACAAGCTTTAGGAGCTTTATTCGGATGTTACGCTCGCCATGGAGACATCGAGAGAATAGTATACGTTACAGAAGAGGACAGTCAAACCATAGACTTGCCTATACTGAACTTTGGATTGTCGCCAACCAAAAGGATGGTTTTAGAAGAGCTAACTAAAGACGGAAAAAGCGTCAAAAATTTGGCAATTAGGATCGGAATAAGTAGGGGAATGACCTACAACCACATCAGAGAGTTGAGAGAAATGGGATTCATCTCCCCAGACCAACTTGAAATAACCACTGCAGGTAAATTAGCAATAATATAA
- a CDS encoding methanogen output domain 1-containing protein, producing the protein MIIEDENITALEIQNKLDKWGYDVVGTAGSGEEAIQIANENEIELILADIVLRGDMDGIDAVDRISDRYDVPVIYLTAHADNDTFSRAKMTKPSGYVIKPFDDTELKYSIEIALLRNDYADKAVQAKDKERMATVRDFMLSSTPALTSQVRIQDTAKFLKDFANFFETNMHHKMNRELKLDDDSYKNTDNSRKILTEYIAWVTNMFTNLGYRIETGSDEFTITECLWSPNVNDNKIYCLMCRAMVELSLNWTDIDVKMFHSYLLGPNPPKCRFSFNRTF; encoded by the coding sequence TTGATTATTGAAGATGAAAACATCACAGCTTTAGAGATACAAAATAAGCTTGATAAATGGGGTTATGATGTAGTTGGAACAGCTGGATCAGGTGAAGAAGCCATCCAAATAGCAAATGAAAATGAAATAGAACTAATTTTAGCAGACATTGTTTTAAGGGGAGATATGGATGGTATAGATGCTGTTGATCGTATTTCGGATAGATACGATGTTCCAGTAATATACCTCACAGCCCACGCAGACAATGACACATTTTCAAGGGCAAAAATGACCAAACCTTCAGGGTATGTAATAAAACCTTTTGATGATACAGAACTCAAATATAGTATAGAAATAGCTCTTTTAAGAAATGATTATGCAGACAAAGCTGTGCAAGCAAAGGATAAAGAGCGTATGGCTACTGTTAGAGATTTTATGTTGAGTTCAACACCAGCATTAACATCGCAAGTGAGAATTCAGGACACTGCAAAATTTCTCAAGGATTTTGCGAACTTCTTCGAGACGAATATGCATCATAAAATGAATAGGGAACTTAAACTCGATGATGATTCCTATAAAAACACTGATAACAGCAGAAAAATTTTAACAGAGTATATTGCTTGGGTAACTAACATGTTCACCAATCTTGGTTACAGGATAGAAACAGGATCAGATGAGTTCACAATAACTGAATGTTTGTGGAGTCCTAACGTGAATGATAATAAAATATACTGCTTAATGTGCAGAGCTATGGTAGAATTATCTCTTAATTGGACCGACATTGATGTTAAAATGTTTCATAGTTATTTACTCGGACCTAACCCTCCTAAATGCAGATTTTCATTTAACAGAACATTCTAA
- a CDS encoding tetratricopeptide repeat protein, which translates to MIILSKLSGEWNNEGIEFYENGQYPEALKCYEKALELDKNFVQALNNKGNVLRVLGRYDESLESFDTAILKEPKNAELWVNKGAVYYEMDDYNQAIECYDEALKIEPKNTNALSNKGAALANSGDLDSGMECFNEALKIDPLDVNAHINRDKLKDFMDNTT; encoded by the coding sequence GTGATTATTTTGTCAAAACTTTCCGGTGAATGGAACAACGAGGGAATTGAATTTTATGAGAATGGACAGTACCCAGAAGCTCTTAAATGTTATGAAAAAGCTCTAGAATTGGATAAAAATTTTGTACAGGCCTTAAATAACAAAGGTAATGTTTTAAGGGTGCTTGGAAGGTATGATGAATCATTGGAATCATTTGACACTGCTATTTTAAAAGAACCTAAAAATGCTGAGCTCTGGGTTAATAAAGGTGCTGTTTACTATGAGATGGATGATTACAACCAGGCAATAGAATGTTACGATGAAGCATTAAAAATAGAGCCAAAAAATACCAATGCCCTAAGTAACAAGGGAGCTGCCCTTGCAAACTCAGGAGATCTTGATTCTGGAATGGAATGTTTCAATGAAGCTTTGAAGATAGATCCCCTTGATGTTAATGCACATATCAACAGAGACAAACTCAAAGATTTTATGGACAATACAACTTAA